In Corynebacterium matruchotii, a single genomic region encodes these proteins:
- a CDS encoding CHAP domain-containing protein — translation MGKNSQYRTARRVLAAAAGIMLVAQQAQVATAEPRTLCQVKGSYSCLTFSGYGERTGTWADTRYPGNNGNHSCSRYVAYRLAKGGMREQASWGDASQWIQRAPGHKDKTPTVGAVAYWNQQWTATYWGHNEGHVGVVEKVNTDGSIEVTWDSQREGMVVRKIITRGPDMPTDFIHIDDGSIRRSGGDETKTPPSKTDTPSTSTNTPPTKTDTPPTSTDTPPTKTDTPPTKTDTPPTKTDTPPTSTSTPPTKTDTPPTSTDTPPTSTSTPPSKTDTPPTSTDTPKTSTSVPPTKTDTPPTSTDTPPTSTSTPPTKTDTPKTSTDTPPTKTDTPSTSTSTPPTVTDTPKTSDSEQPPKCDKGKSDGKCGSNNGNNGSIGGGNSGSIGGGNGNSNGKSQAQGSLAGSGGLLGVVAAVIGLGGIVKVVSNLFQRITGGSTGNSSGAGGGNGNSHSQGGSTGGGLFSRSS, via the coding sequence ATGGGGAAAAACTCTCAATATCGCACCGCTCGCCGGGTCTTGGCTGCGGCTGCTGGCATTATGCTGGTGGCCCAGCAAGCACAGGTTGCCACCGCTGAGCCACGTACTTTGTGTCAGGTCAAGGGTAGCTATAGCTGCTTGACCTTCAGCGGCTATGGTGAGCGCACTGGTACCTGGGCGGATACTCGCTACCCAGGAAACAACGGCAATCACAGCTGCTCCCGCTACGTTGCTTATCGTCTGGCGAAAGGCGGCATGCGCGAACAAGCAAGCTGGGGCGACGCTTCGCAATGGATTCAACGGGCACCCGGCCACAAGGATAAGACTCCCACCGTGGGGGCCGTGGCCTACTGGAACCAACAATGGACCGCTACCTACTGGGGCCATAACGAAGGCCATGTTGGTGTTGTTGAGAAGGTCAACACCGACGGTTCTATCGAAGTGACCTGGGACAGCCAGCGGGAGGGCATGGTAGTTCGCAAGATCATTACTCGCGGCCCCGATATGCCTACCGACTTCATCCACATCGACGATGGTTCCATCCGTCGTTCCGGTGGTGACGAAACCAAGACTCCACCATCGAAGACCGACACCCCGTCAACGTCGACTAACACTCCACCTACTAAGACGGATACCCCACCAACGTCCACGGATACGCCTCCGACGAAGACCGACACTCCGCCGACCAAGACGGATACGCCTCCGACCAAGACAGATACCCCACCGACGTCGACCAGCACCCCGCCGACCAAGACGGACACCCCACCAACGTCCACGGATACACCTCCGACGTCGACCAGCACCCCGCCGTCGAAGACGGACACCCCACCAACTTCTACGGACACCCCGAAGACGTCCACGAGTGTTCCGCCGACCAAGACGGACACGCCACCAACGTCCACGGATACACCTCCGACGTCGACTAGCACCCCGCCTACCAAGACGGATACCCCGAAGACGTCCACGGATACGCCTCCGACCAAGACTGATACTCCGTCCACGTCGACTAGCACCCCACCAACTGTTACCGACACCCCGAAGACGTCTGACTCTGAGCAGCCCCCGAAGTGTGACAAGGGCAAGAGCGACGGCAAGTGCGGCAGCAACAATGGCAATAATGGCTCCATTGGCGGCGGCAACAGCGGCTCCATTGGTGGTGGCAATGGCAACAGCAACGGCAAGTCCCAAGCCCAAGGCTCCCTGGCCGGCTCTGGTGGCCTGCTCGGCGTCGTTGCCGCAGTCATCGGCCTGGGTGGCATCGTCAAGGTAGTGTCCAACCTGTTCCAGCGCATTACCGGTGGCTCCACCGGCAACAGCTCCGGCGCTGGCGGCGGGAACGGCAACTCCCACTCCCAGGGCGGCTCCACCGGTGGCGGCCTGTTCTCCCGCAGCAGCTAA
- the ruvX gene encoding Holliday junction resolvase RuvX, with protein sequence MAPITPDQPGVHDPGPGRRLGVDVGTVRIGVALSGTDATLAMPLETIKRETGFKDRDKSDIDRLITLITDNNVVEVIVGLPRDLKGNGSKSVKHAKEIAFRINRRLQGLELSIPVRMADERLSTVVAHQALRASGVSEKSGRKIIDQAAAVEILQSWLDGRTNYLHRTPPLSAP encoded by the coding sequence ATGGCACCGATAACACCAGACCAACCCGGCGTTCATGACCCCGGGCCCGGACGCCGCCTCGGCGTTGACGTAGGAACCGTGCGCATCGGTGTCGCACTCTCTGGAACCGACGCCACCCTCGCCATGCCCCTAGAAACCATCAAACGCGAAACCGGATTCAAAGACCGCGACAAGTCCGACATTGACCGACTCATCACCCTCATCACAGACAACAACGTTGTCGAAGTCATCGTCGGCTTACCCCGCGACCTCAAAGGCAACGGCTCCAAAAGCGTCAAACACGCCAAAGAAATCGCCTTCCGCATCAACCGTCGCCTCCAAGGACTAGAGTTATCAATCCCCGTCCGAATGGCCGATGAACGGCTATCAACCGTAGTAGCACATCAGGCACTACGCGCGAGTGGGGTTAGTGAAAAATCCGGCCGAAAAATCATAGATCAGGCCGCTGCCGTGGAGATTCTCCAATCTTGGCTCGACGGACGAACGAATTATCTGCACAGGACACCACCCCTGTCGGCACCATAA
- a CDS encoding phosphotransferase, whose amino-acid sequence MNASPGRGFVHDTLIHDIVATGEALLSQRFGGNQVLTEVKVLSGSGNAVVLRARVMPSPFLQQRSVVLKYVPGVGNISEQVNLIREIVAYQFTTSMNEDNRPGPVLLAHDVEKKILVITDAGDGDTFAELLMGSTPKHRVELLRSLGRAIGKMHAGTADKESDFRVLLTRMLSKHSHLRSFNKYREHMLTAAITVGERLVAAAGVPVPDVVHEFAAEAIRRLVSGQHRAFTPFDLAPENIIVSDRTYFLDYEWAGFRDAAFDVACVVSGFPQNLATRPISDNESDVFIESWVQEVEGIWPNVKNRQRLNARILAAMIAWCFSSMAFMHFDMDNEQFEQLIGKDSEDLIAGLVESSAPWATEVLSGEALPPDEDDMRLIRLDLYDTFESLERFAACSTDPRFAVVREFARDVLKRLES is encoded by the coding sequence ATGAATGCTAGCCCTGGTCGGGGATTCGTCCATGACACACTAATCCACGACATTGTCGCAACCGGTGAGGCATTATTGTCGCAACGGTTTGGTGGTAACCAAGTACTCACCGAGGTGAAAGTGCTGTCCGGTTCCGGTAACGCAGTGGTTTTACGTGCCAGGGTGATGCCGTCGCCCTTCCTGCAACAACGATCCGTGGTCTTAAAATACGTGCCGGGGGTGGGGAACATTTCGGAGCAGGTCAATCTGATTCGGGAAATAGTGGCCTACCAGTTCACGACCAGCATGAACGAGGATAATCGGCCTGGCCCGGTGCTGCTCGCCCACGATGTGGAGAAGAAAATCCTGGTCATTACCGATGCTGGCGATGGTGACACGTTCGCGGAACTGCTCATGGGATCCACGCCGAAGCACCGGGTGGAATTACTGCGTTCGTTGGGGAGGGCGATCGGAAAAATGCACGCAGGTACGGCCGATAAAGAATCGGACTTTCGGGTGCTATTGACCCGCATGCTGTCAAAACATTCCCACCTGCGCAGCTTCAATAAGTACCGGGAGCACATGTTGACTGCGGCAATCACGGTGGGGGAGCGGTTGGTTGCGGCGGCGGGTGTGCCGGTGCCGGACGTGGTGCACGAGTTTGCGGCCGAGGCGATTCGCCGGCTGGTGTCGGGGCAGCATCGGGCGTTCACCCCGTTTGACTTAGCACCAGAAAACATCATCGTTTCCGATCGAACATACTTTCTTGACTATGAGTGGGCGGGATTCCGCGACGCGGCGTTCGACGTGGCCTGCGTGGTGTCGGGCTTCCCCCAAAACCTGGCGACTAGACCCATCTCCGATAACGAATCCGACGTGTTCATCGAGTCGTGGGTGCAGGAAGTGGAGGGAATCTGGCCGAATGTGAAGAATCGGCAGCGGTTGAATGCCCGCATTCTGGCGGCGATGATCGCCTGGTGTTTTTCCTCGATGGCGTTTATGCATTTTGACATGGATAACGAACAATTCGAACAGTTAATCGGAAAAGATAGCGAGGACCTGATCGCGGGGTTAGTGGAGTCCAGTGCGCCCTGGGCCACCGAGGTACTCTCCGGTGAGGCCCTGCCGCCGGATGAGGACGACATGCGGCTGATTCGCCTCGACCTGTATGACACGTTTGAATCCCTGGAACGGTTCGCGGCCTGCAGCACCGACCCCCGGTTTGCGGTGGTAAGGGAATTCGCCCGCGACGTGCTGAAACGACTGGAGTCATGA
- a CDS encoding prepilin peptidase: protein MWPAVTIVIGAAWALALCWYDMKYQRLPDNLTMPVLCCLIIIAARMNYVALFGGLVWFFLYFMIALLVGGIGGGDIKLAPSLGIIIGADGIWPVFTAIFLAQMFTLVGAMVFRRTKIPHGPAMILGCIIVLACHPASSTFIHFDRG, encoded by the coding sequence ATGTGGCCCGCTGTCACAATAGTCATCGGCGCAGCTTGGGCCCTGGCATTGTGCTGGTACGACATGAAATACCAGCGCCTTCCCGACAACCTCACCATGCCGGTTTTATGCTGCCTCATTATTATTGCCGCCCGCATGAACTATGTTGCGCTTTTTGGTGGGCTGGTCTGGTTCTTCCTCTATTTCATGATCGCCCTGCTTGTCGGCGGTATCGGTGGCGGCGATATCAAACTCGCCCCCAGCCTGGGGATCATCATTGGGGCCGACGGCATTTGGCCCGTGTTTACCGCCATTTTCCTTGCACAAATGTTCACTCTGGTGGGGGCGATGGTTTTCAGACGAACCAAAATACCCCACGGGCCCGCCATGATTCTAGGATGCATCATCGTTCTTGCTTGCCACCCGGCGTCAAGCACTTTTATCCACTTCGATAGGGGGTAA
- a CDS encoding replication-associated recombination protein A produces the protein MTDGALFDAPTGGTGSSGGDYFAVSPTAPLAARMRPRSLDEVAGQDHVLAAGKPLRRLIEGSGDASVILYGPPGTGKTTIASLISQATARKFVGLSALNSGVKEVRAVIDQARRDLIQGMSTVLFIDEVHRFSKTQQDALLAAVENRVVLLVAATTENPSFSVVAPLLSRSLIVKLESLDDASVRAVLRRALVDERGLGGRITASDAAIDQLVALSGGDARRSLTYLEAAAESVPDGGELSVDVVAANIDRAVVRYDQDGDQHYDVASAFIKSIRGSDVDAAVHYLARMLVAGEDPRFVARRLVIAAAEDVGLADPQALSVAVAAAEAVQLIGMPEARIPLAEATIYLATAPKSNAAYVAIDQAMGDVRAAKSGVVPPHLRDGHYAGAQDLGNAVGYVYPHDDPHGVVAQQYLPDSLAGVTYYQPTMRGNEGRLAGVVEKLRALIRGEVLK, from the coding sequence ATGACCGACGGCGCGCTTTTCGACGCCCCCACAGGTGGGACCGGGTCTTCGGGCGGGGACTATTTCGCGGTGAGCCCCACCGCGCCCCTGGCCGCCCGCATGCGGCCCCGCAGCCTGGACGAAGTGGCAGGCCAAGACCACGTGCTGGCTGCCGGGAAACCGCTGCGCCGCCTCATCGAGGGCTCCGGTGACGCCAGCGTGATCCTCTACGGGCCGCCCGGCACGGGCAAAACCACCATAGCCTCCCTCATTTCGCAGGCCACCGCCCGAAAATTCGTGGGCCTTTCCGCACTGAACTCCGGGGTGAAAGAAGTACGGGCCGTCATCGACCAGGCCCGGCGCGACCTGATCCAGGGCATGTCGACGGTGCTGTTTATCGACGAGGTGCACAGGTTTTCCAAAACCCAACAGGATGCACTGTTGGCGGCGGTGGAAAACCGGGTGGTGTTGCTGGTCGCGGCGACCACGGAAAACCCGAGCTTTTCCGTGGTGGCGCCGCTATTATCGCGGTCGCTGATTGTGAAGCTGGAGTCGCTCGATGATGCGTCGGTACGGGCGGTGCTGCGGCGGGCGCTGGTGGATGAGCGGGGCCTCGGGGGTCGGATTACCGCATCGGATGCGGCGATTGACCAGCTGGTGGCATTGTCTGGGGGCGATGCGCGGCGCAGCCTCACGTACCTGGAGGCGGCCGCGGAGTCGGTGCCGGACGGGGGCGAGCTGTCGGTGGACGTGGTGGCTGCGAATATTGACCGGGCGGTGGTCCGCTACGACCAGGATGGGGACCAGCACTACGATGTGGCGAGCGCATTCATTAAGTCGATCCGGGGCTCGGATGTGGATGCGGCGGTGCACTATCTAGCCCGAATGCTGGTGGCGGGGGAGGACCCCCGGTTTGTGGCCCGCAGGCTGGTGATCGCGGCCGCGGAGGATGTGGGGTTGGCAGACCCGCAAGCATTATCGGTGGCGGTGGCCGCGGCGGAGGCGGTGCAGCTTATCGGCATGCCGGAGGCGCGGATTCCCCTGGCGGAGGCCACAATCTATTTAGCCACCGCACCGAAGTCGAATGCGGCGTATGTGGCGATTGACCAAGCGATGGGGGATGTGCGGGCGGCAAAGTCCGGGGTGGTGCCGCCGCACTTGCGGGATGGGCATTACGCCGGTGCCCAGGATTTAGGGAATGCGGTGGGGTATGTGTATCCGCACGACGATCCCCACGGGGTGGTGGCGCAACAGTATTTACCCGACAGTTTAGCTGGGGTGACATATTACCAGCCGACGATGCGGGGAAACGAGGGCCGCCTGGCTGGGGTCGTCGAAAAGCTACGAGCATTAATTCGAGGCGAAGTGCTAAAGTAA
- the alaS gene encoding alanine--tRNA ligase, with protein MQTHEIRERFTHHFVKAGHEAVPSASLILDDPNLLFVNAGMVPFKPYFLGQQTPPFPNGTATSIQKCVRTLDIEEVGITTRHNTFFQMAGNFSFGQYFKEGAITHAWSLLTSPIDEGGYGFDPEKIWVTVYLDDDEAANIWENVVGIPAERIQRLGMADNFWSMGIPGPCGPSSEIYYDRGPEYGNEGGPAADDSRYLEIWNLVFMEKERGAGTGKDNFEILGPLPKKNIDTGMGVERIACLLQGVDNVYETDLLRPVIDEAQRLTGATYGANHEDDIRFRVIADHSRTAMMIILDGVTPGNEGRGYILRRLLRRIIRSARLLGATGKTMESFMNTIMDTMTPSYPEIADNRERIQRVAITEETAFLKTLESGTELFETTAAKIKQEGKTTVAGADAFALHDTYGFPIDLTLEMAAEAGLQVDTEGFDKLMAEQRARAKADSQAKKHGHTDLSIYRDWVDNHPTEFIGYDELTAQSHVIGLLSDGKKVSEVSAGHDVEVILDASTFYAEAGGQIGDRGTMTLGDSLLRVNDVQKIGKKLWVHRATVETGGFALGDTVTAAVDPAWRHAARQAHSATHLIHAALREVLGPTAVQAGSMNKPGYLRFDFNYTEQLTPEQLEHIELITNQAVDADWQVNTIETTLDEAKTMGAMALFGENYGNIVRVVEIGGPFSMELCGGTHVAHSSQIGPVSILGESSIGSGARRIEAYSGLDSFKYLSKERTLVAGLASALKAPSAEVPDRIAQLTTKLKEAEKTIENLRKAELLAQGSRLVARAHLPNGITVASAVLPDGTTAGDLRTLAADVKNHLAGEAGVVLLASSTSDGKVPFVVAATKEAIARGANAGTIVKTLNPYIDGRGGGKPDMAQGSGSNPDGLPEGLKAASDHIATL; from the coding sequence GTGCAGACCCACGAGATTCGGGAACGTTTTACTCATCATTTTGTTAAGGCTGGGCATGAGGCGGTGCCCAGCGCGTCGTTGATTCTTGACGACCCCAACCTGTTGTTTGTCAATGCGGGCATGGTGCCGTTTAAGCCGTATTTCTTGGGTCAGCAGACGCCGCCGTTTCCTAACGGCACCGCCACAAGCATCCAAAAGTGTGTTCGAACTTTGGATATTGAGGAAGTTGGCATTACCACCCGCCACAACACATTCTTCCAAATGGCCGGCAACTTCTCCTTCGGCCAATACTTCAAAGAAGGCGCCATCACCCACGCCTGGTCGCTCCTGACTAGCCCCATCGACGAAGGCGGATACGGTTTCGACCCCGAAAAAATTTGGGTCACCGTGTACCTTGACGACGACGAAGCCGCCAACATTTGGGAAAACGTAGTCGGCATCCCCGCCGAACGCATCCAACGCCTCGGAATGGCCGACAACTTCTGGTCCATGGGCATCCCCGGCCCCTGCGGGCCCTCCTCCGAAATCTACTACGACCGCGGCCCCGAATACGGCAACGAAGGCGGCCCCGCCGCCGACGACTCCCGCTACCTGGAAATCTGGAACCTCGTGTTCATGGAGAAAGAACGCGGCGCCGGCACCGGCAAAGACAACTTCGAAATCCTCGGCCCCCTGCCGAAGAAAAACATCGACACCGGCATGGGCGTGGAACGAATCGCCTGCCTCCTCCAAGGCGTCGACAACGTCTACGAAACCGACCTCCTGCGGCCCGTCATCGACGAAGCCCAACGCCTCACCGGCGCCACCTACGGCGCCAACCACGAAGACGACATCAGGTTCCGGGTCATCGCCGACCACTCCCGCACCGCCATGATGATCATCCTCGACGGCGTCACCCCCGGCAACGAAGGCCGCGGCTACATCCTGCGCCGACTCCTCCGCCGCATCATCCGATCCGCCCGGCTCCTCGGCGCCACCGGCAAAACCATGGAAAGCTTCATGAACACCATCATGGACACCATGACCCCCTCCTACCCGGAGATTGCTGACAACCGGGAACGCATCCAACGTGTCGCCATCACCGAAGAAACCGCTTTCCTAAAAACCCTCGAATCCGGCACCGAACTCTTCGAAACCACGGCAGCAAAAATCAAACAAGAAGGCAAAACCACCGTTGCCGGCGCGGACGCCTTCGCCCTGCACGACACTTACGGGTTCCCCATCGACCTCACCCTGGAAATGGCTGCCGAAGCCGGGCTCCAAGTCGATACCGAAGGCTTCGACAAACTCATGGCCGAACAACGGGCCCGGGCCAAAGCCGACTCCCAGGCGAAAAAACACGGGCACACAGACCTGTCTATCTACCGCGACTGGGTAGACAACCACCCCACCGAATTCATCGGCTACGACGAACTCACCGCCCAATCCCACGTGATCGGCCTGCTCAGCGACGGCAAAAAAGTATCCGAAGTATCGGCCGGTCACGATGTTGAAGTCATCCTCGACGCCTCCACCTTCTACGCCGAAGCCGGCGGCCAAATCGGCGACCGCGGCACCATGACCCTGGGTGATAGTCTGCTCCGAGTCAACGACGTGCAAAAAATCGGCAAAAAACTCTGGGTTCACCGGGCCACCGTGGAAACCGGCGGCTTTGCCCTCGGTGACACCGTCACCGCAGCCGTCGACCCCGCCTGGCGGCACGCCGCCCGCCAGGCACACTCCGCCACCCACCTGATTCACGCCGCCCTCCGCGAAGTCCTAGGCCCCACCGCAGTCCAGGCCGGCTCCATGAACAAACCCGGCTACCTACGGTTTGACTTCAACTACACGGAACAACTCACCCCGGAACAGTTGGAACACATCGAACTCATCACCAACCAGGCAGTAGACGCCGACTGGCAAGTCAACACCATCGAAACCACCCTGGACGAAGCCAAAACCATGGGCGCAATGGCCCTCTTCGGCGAAAACTACGGCAACATTGTGCGCGTCGTCGAAATCGGCGGCCCCTTCAGCATGGAACTCTGCGGCGGCACCCACGTCGCCCATTCCTCCCAAATCGGGCCCGTATCCATCCTGGGTGAATCCTCCATCGGCTCCGGGGCCCGCCGCATCGAAGCCTACTCCGGCCTGGACTCCTTCAAATACCTCAGCAAGGAACGCACCCTCGTGGCCGGCCTGGCCTCCGCACTCAAAGCACCATCCGCGGAAGTACCAGACCGTATCGCCCAACTCACAACAAAACTCAAAGAAGCGGAAAAAACCATCGAAAACCTCCGCAAAGCCGAACTCCTCGCCCAAGGCAGTCGCCTGGTGGCCCGCGCCCACCTGCCCAACGGCATCACCGTGGCATCCGCGGTACTCCCCGACGGCACCACCGCCGGTGACCTACGCACCCTAGCGGCAGATGTGAAAAACCACCTTGCCGGGGAAGCCGGAGTGGTGCTCCTCGCGTCGTCGACAAGCGACGGCAAAGTACCATTCGTCGTGGCCGCAACTAAAGAAGCCATCGCCCGCGGCGCAAACGCCGGCACCATCGTGAAAACCCTCAATCCCTATATCGATGGCCGTGGCGGCGGAAAACCCGACATGGCCCAAGGCTCCGGCAGTAACCCCGACGGCCTACCTGAAGGCCTGAAAGCCGCCTCGGACCACATCGCCACCCTCTAA
- the mltG gene encoding endolytic transglycosylase MltG codes for MRKVKYVKRRQRGAAVLLASLILLLGAAIYIGTQLATTSTRDYKGSGNGQYELITVKDGQTLSELGPELKQRGIIANESVFQTATYNNPNASNFKPGVYRLQHEMSVKAALAALLDPKNKIEALAVNGGDGLMDVKGVGGGENDVRYGIFSKISKVTCFENSDHCITIEALQQEASTANLQELGVPAWAIEPVTRRGADPKRLEGLIAPGEYTIDPKSDAKAILKDLITKSAQEYQKTNIESRAQVIGLSPYELLTAASLVEREAPANDFGKVARVILNRLHKPMKLEFDSTVNYDLPEVEVATTDADRNRQTPWNTYAKEGLPETPIASASIKAIEAMENPEEGKWLFFVTVDKNGRTVFSDTYEQHLAAVEEAQKGDVLNSRRQ; via the coding sequence ATGCGCAAGGTGAAATACGTCAAGCGACGTCAACGTGGCGCAGCAGTCCTGCTCGCCTCCTTGATTCTTCTTCTCGGAGCTGCAATATACATAGGCACACAGTTAGCTACCACCTCGACGCGTGACTATAAGGGGAGCGGTAACGGCCAATACGAACTCATCACAGTGAAAGACGGCCAAACCCTCTCCGAGCTAGGGCCAGAACTGAAACAACGGGGCATTATCGCAAACGAATCTGTGTTCCAAACTGCGACATATAACAACCCTAATGCGAGCAATTTCAAACCCGGGGTGTACCGGCTGCAACACGAAATGAGCGTGAAAGCCGCCCTCGCGGCACTCCTTGATCCCAAGAACAAAATTGAAGCACTCGCGGTCAACGGCGGCGACGGACTCATGGACGTCAAAGGCGTCGGCGGCGGCGAAAACGATGTACGCTACGGCATCTTCTCCAAGATCTCCAAAGTAACGTGCTTCGAAAACTCCGACCATTGCATCACTATCGAAGCACTACAACAAGAAGCCTCGACAGCTAATCTGCAAGAATTAGGGGTCCCAGCCTGGGCAATTGAACCAGTGACCCGCCGCGGGGCTGACCCGAAACGCTTGGAAGGTTTGATCGCGCCGGGGGAGTACACGATTGATCCCAAGAGTGACGCTAAGGCGATCCTCAAAGACCTCATTACTAAGTCCGCCCAGGAATATCAGAAGACCAATATTGAGAGTCGAGCCCAGGTAATTGGGTTGAGTCCCTACGAGTTATTGACGGCAGCATCGCTTGTGGAGCGGGAAGCGCCGGCAAATGACTTCGGTAAGGTCGCCCGCGTAATCCTCAATCGGTTGCACAAACCAATGAAACTAGAGTTCGACTCCACAGTGAACTATGATCTGCCCGAGGTTGAGGTTGCCACCACCGATGCGGACCGGAATCGGCAGACCCCATGGAACACGTACGCGAAGGAAGGCTTGCCGGAAACTCCCATTGCGTCAGCATCAATCAAGGCGATTGAGGCAATGGAAAACCCAGAGGAAGGTAAGTGGCTCTTCTTCGTGACGGTTGACAAGAATGGTCGGACGGTGTTCTCTGACACGTATGAGCAGCACCTGGCCGCGGTGGAGGAAGCGCAAAAAGGCGATGTGCTGAACTCCAGGCGCCAATAG
- a CDS encoding shikimate dehydrogenase: protein MARHQAAVLGKPIAHSLSPLLHNAGYRALGLTQWEYTRIECDEHELPQVVAGADASFRGFSVTMPGKFAALAVATDRTDRARLIGSANTLVRSGDGWRADNTDCDGVTGAIRTLFDAPSPQLGTAVIIGAGGTARPALWALAELGVSHVTIINRSDRSRELADLIAAIGLQVDFVPYDDTISTACATADVIISTVPAAGIAEHVDKLAQAPLLDVIYDPWPTPLVAAARNRHLPAVGGHVMLAHQAYGQFEQFTGYPAPREAMWAALTSCGPLSQ, encoded by the coding sequence ATGGCACGCCATCAAGCCGCGGTTCTAGGTAAACCCATCGCCCATTCCCTCTCCCCACTCCTGCACAATGCGGGCTACCGGGCGTTGGGGTTAACACAATGGGAATACACCCGAATTGAATGTGACGAGCACGAACTACCCCAAGTGGTAGCCGGTGCCGACGCATCATTTCGGGGTTTTTCTGTGACCATGCCCGGAAAGTTTGCGGCGCTTGCCGTCGCAACTGACCGCACCGACCGCGCCCGACTCATAGGCTCGGCCAATACCCTGGTGCGCAGTGGTGATGGTTGGCGTGCCGACAACACCGATTGCGATGGCGTCACCGGCGCCATCCGCACGCTTTTCGACGCCCCCAGCCCGCAACTCGGAACCGCCGTCATCATTGGTGCCGGCGGCACCGCCCGCCCCGCCCTGTGGGCGCTTGCGGAACTTGGGGTATCCCACGTCACCATCATTAACCGCAGCGACCGCAGCCGGGAGCTGGCCGATCTCATTGCCGCCATTGGCCTCCAGGTTGATTTCGTCCCCTATGACGACACTATATCCACCGCCTGCGCAACCGCGGACGTGATCATTTCCACAGTGCCTGCTGCGGGGATCGCGGAGCACGTCGATAAGCTAGCGCAGGCGCCGCTTCTTGACGTCATTTACGACCCTTGGCCCACCCCCCTCGTGGCTGCGGCACGCAACAGGCACCTGCCCGCGGTTGGTGGGCACGTCATGCTTGCGCACCAAGCCTACGGCCAATTCGAACAATTCACCGGATACCCCGCCCCCCGCGAAGCCATGTGGGCGGCACTCACATCATGTGGCCCGCTGTCACAATAG